A region of Halosolutus amylolyticus DNA encodes the following proteins:
- a CDS encoding helix-turn-helix transcriptional regulator, translating to MMRPQAPFVSRLSGAVRRTVRRCRTATGSEADVSTDRAGTDRGGTAVDTAARVESTDRSLPVAQSAPESEPSRRYLDPGRGPTSRSEILDHGISPEAYVRAVLEKHDGRLKQRRFADEYGWSASTVSRLLSDLEARGAIERYQLGREKIVCLPSEVPAPLEKGP from the coding sequence ATGATGCGGCCACAGGCACCGTTCGTGTCCCGGCTCTCCGGCGCCGTCAGACGAACCGTCCGGCGCTGTCGAACCGCCACCGGATCGGAGGCGGACGTCTCCACCGATCGGGCAGGGACCGATCGCGGTGGAACGGCGGTCGACACTGCGGCGCGGGTCGAGTCGACGGATCGATCGCTACCGGTAGCGCAGTCTGCACCGGAGTCGGAGCCGTCCAGACGGTACCTCGACCCGGGGCGGGGGCCGACCAGCCGGAGCGAGATCCTCGACCACGGGATTTCGCCCGAGGCGTACGTCCGGGCCGTCCTGGAGAAACACGACGGGCGGCTGAAACAGCGCCGGTTTGCCGACGAGTACGGCTGGTCGGCCTCGACCGTGAGCCGACTGCTCTCCGACCTCGAAGCACGCGGCGCGATCGAACGGTACCAGCTCGGTCGCGAGAAGATCGTCTGTCTGCCGAGCGAGGTACCGGCTCCGCTGGAAAAGGGGCCGTGA
- the cbiB gene encoding adenosylcobinamide-phosphate synthase CbiB yields the protein MIVVTLAVLGLAFSLDLLIGEPPTAAHPVAWFGRLVGALDRDWHDDDRGQRLVGVGIALVTPLVPAGAAAGIVLVASAGHGTAGAIAAGVVLFLTISLRSLLDLTETVVAATETDLETAREEVRGLVGRDAASLSPAEIRSAAIESAGENLADGLVATLLPFTVLAPLSLPAAAAAAAWVKGVNTLDSMLGYPSKPIGTASARLDDVVMWLPARLAAVAIAVAAADPLALGRAREWARDPPSPNSGWPMATLACALDVRLTKPGVYDLAPDRDLPTVADGERAVRLVGLAGVVAIAITLLFATAVAIGQERFSLVRYAVMTALEVTP from the coding sequence GTGATCGTCGTAACGCTCGCCGTACTCGGCCTGGCGTTCAGCCTCGACCTGCTGATCGGCGAACCGCCGACCGCGGCCCACCCCGTGGCGTGGTTCGGCCGCCTCGTCGGCGCCCTCGATCGGGACTGGCACGACGACGATCGCGGCCAGCGACTGGTCGGCGTCGGGATCGCGCTCGTCACGCCGCTCGTCCCCGCGGGTGCCGCGGCCGGAATCGTTCTCGTCGCGTCGGCCGGGCACGGGACTGCGGGCGCGATCGCCGCCGGGGTCGTCCTCTTCCTGACGATCAGCCTGCGATCGCTGCTCGACCTCACCGAGACGGTCGTCGCGGCGACCGAGACGGACCTCGAGACGGCCCGTGAGGAGGTTCGCGGCCTCGTCGGCCGGGACGCGGCGTCGCTCTCGCCGGCCGAGATCCGGAGTGCGGCGATCGAGAGCGCCGGCGAGAACCTCGCCGACGGGCTGGTCGCGACGCTGCTACCGTTCACCGTTCTCGCCCCGCTCTCGCTCCCGGCCGCCGCGGCCGCGGCGGCGTGGGTGAAAGGCGTCAACACGCTGGACTCGATGCTCGGCTACCCCTCGAAGCCGATCGGGACGGCGAGCGCCCGCCTCGACGACGTCGTAATGTGGCTCCCCGCCCGGCTCGCGGCGGTGGCGATCGCCGTCGCCGCGGCCGATCCGCTGGCGCTGGGTCGTGCCCGCGAGTGGGCCCGCGACCCACCGTCGCCGAACTCCGGGTGGCCGATGGCGACGCTCGCCTGCGCACTCGACGTCCGTCTCACGAAACCGGGCGTCTACGACCTCGCGCCCGATCGGGACCTGCCGACGGTCGCCGACGGCGAGCGAGCAGTTCGTCTCGTCGGTCTGGCGGGGGTCGTCGCGATCGCCATCACCCTCCTGTTCGCGACCGCCGTCGCGATCGGCCAGGAGAGATTCTCGCTGGTCCGATACGCCGTGATGACGGCGCTGGAGGTGACGCCGTGA
- a CDS encoding translation initiation factor IF-2 subunit beta, which produces MDYESSLDRAMDEVPDIGGDQERLQIPDPQAQKDGAFTRFTNLGDVADTLSREDEHLHRFIQRELGTSGKLEDGRARYNGSFSEKDFDAAIDAYVDEYVLCSECGLPDTRLVREDRTPMLRCDACGAFRPVTKRSTSSQQQQQQEAVEEGKTYTVEITGTGRKGDGVAEKGEYTIFVPGAEEGDVVEIYIKNISGNLAFARLA; this is translated from the coding sequence ATGGATTACGAATCGAGTCTCGACCGAGCGATGGACGAAGTCCCCGACATCGGGGGCGACCAGGAGCGATTGCAGATCCCCGATCCGCAGGCACAGAAAGACGGTGCCTTCACGCGGTTTACGAACCTCGGCGACGTCGCCGACACCCTCTCCCGGGAGGACGAACACCTCCACCGGTTCATCCAGCGCGAACTCGGGACCAGCGGCAAACTCGAGGACGGCCGCGCCCGGTACAACGGGTCGTTCTCCGAGAAGGACTTCGACGCGGCGATCGACGCCTACGTCGACGAGTACGTCCTCTGTTCGGAGTGTGGCCTGCCGGACACCCGCCTCGTCCGCGAGGACCGCACGCCGATGCTTCGCTGTGACGCCTGCGGTGCGTTCCGGCCGGTCACCAAGCGCTCGACCAGCAGCCAGCAACAGCAACAGCAGGAGGCCGTCGAGGAAGGCAAGACGTACACGGTCGAGATCACCGGCACCGGCCGCAAGGGCGACGGCGTCGCCGAGAAGGGCGAGTACACCATCTTCGTCCCCGGCGCCGAGGAAGGCGACGTGGTGGAAATCTACATCAAGAACATCTCCGGGAACCTCGCGTTCGCCCGACTCGCCTGA
- a CDS encoding alanine racemase, whose translation MTDDPSRDRQDHAPVLTIRPAIVERNSRRVADRFDGDLVGVTKGVGGDPRVARAMVDGGATAIADSRLANLRRLGDRVDCDRYLLRPPMRHEIDAVVRNAEVSFQSEPSVLRATAAAASRRGVDHRIVLAVDVGDRREGVLLDDLASTLSIAAGIDGIEVAGVAAHTGSLNGVVPTAESVSRFVNCLERAEESISRQVPICSAGSSNTLGLCFDGDLPERVTQLRIGEAILLGTDPTTGEPLPGFETDAVVLSADVIECKAKPSAPTGPTGRDAFGESPTVEDRGVRDRAIVAMGRVDVPVEGLAPVREGVDVLGASSDHAVLDVTAVRESIRPGDSLTFELDYGALARSAASPYVATAYE comes from the coding sequence GTGACCGACGATCCCAGTCGGGATCGGCAGGATCACGCCCCGGTCCTGACGATTCGACCCGCGATCGTCGAGCGGAACTCGCGCCGGGTCGCCGATCGGTTCGACGGCGATCTCGTCGGCGTCACGAAGGGCGTCGGGGGCGATCCCCGGGTCGCCAGGGCGATGGTCGACGGCGGCGCGACCGCGATCGCGGATTCGCGGCTGGCCAACCTGCGACGGCTCGGCGATCGGGTCGACTGCGACCGCTACCTGCTCAGGCCGCCGATGCGTCACGAGATCGACGCCGTCGTCCGTAATGCGGAGGTCTCGTTCCAGTCCGAGCCGTCGGTGCTGCGAGCGACCGCGGCCGCCGCGTCGCGACGGGGCGTCGATCACCGGATCGTGCTCGCGGTCGACGTCGGTGACCGACGCGAGGGAGTCCTGCTCGACGACCTCGCGTCGACGCTTTCGATCGCCGCGGGGATCGACGGAATCGAGGTCGCGGGGGTGGCCGCCCACACCGGATCGCTCAACGGCGTCGTTCCGACCGCGGAGTCGGTATCGCGGTTCGTCAACTGCCTCGAGCGGGCCGAGGAGTCGATCAGTCGGCAGGTCCCGATCTGCTCCGCGGGGAGTTCCAACACCCTGGGGCTGTGTTTCGACGGCGACCTCCCGGAGCGGGTGACGCAGCTCCGGATCGGCGAGGCGATCCTGCTGGGGACGGATCCGACCACCGGCGAGCCACTGCCAGGGTTCGAGACCGACGCCGTCGTCCTGTCCGCGGACGTGATCGAGTGCAAGGCCAAACCGTCCGCACCGACGGGGCCGACAGGTCGCGACGCCTTCGGGGAGTCGCCGACGGTCGAGGATCGGGGCGTCCGGGACCGTGCGATCGTCGCGATGGGGCGCGTGGACGTCCCCGTCGAGGGACTGGCGCCGGTTCGGGAGGGCGTCGACGTCCTCGGAGCGAGCAGTGATCACGCGGTCCTCGACGTCACCGCAGTTCGGGAATCGATTCGACCGGGCGACAGCCTCACGTTCGAACTGGACTACGGTGCGCTCGCCCGCAGCGCGGCGTCGCCGTACGTTGCGACGGCCTACGAGTGA
- a CDS encoding DUF5789 family protein, translated as MSDDTPSRDRAQDRAEQRKSRRADTTESILDDVERHLGDVEYPVRGEELATEYGNEPIDMPNETESLGSVFDRLTDEQFESAEEVREAVYGEITGEAGTRDEANPERDLERLDEEKQGSMADSGNDQF; from the coding sequence ATGAGTGACGACACCCCGAGCCGTGATCGCGCACAGGATCGGGCCGAACAGCGCAAGTCCCGGCGGGCCGACACCACGGAGTCGATCCTCGACGACGTGGAGCGACACCTCGGCGACGTGGAGTACCCGGTCAGGGGCGAGGAACTCGCCACGGAGTACGGCAACGAGCCGATCGACATGCCGAACGAGACGGAGTCGCTGGGGAGCGTCTTCGATCGGCTGACGGACGAGCAGTTCGAGTCGGCCGAAGAGGTCCGGGAGGCCGTCTACGGCGAGATCACCGGCGAAGCGGGCACTCGCGACGAGGCGAACCCCGAACGCGACCTGGAACGGCTGGACGAGGAGAAACAGGGATCGATGGCCGACAGCGGAAACGACCAGTTCTAG
- a CDS encoding HAD family hydrolase, giving the protein MGVSFDLFGTLVTVDRPADPAAAIATELANRDVTVPDDWADAYAEPHVDAPEGAEVPLPAHVSRALASRDVDYDHNAARRAVVAAFDPAVETRSGAREAIAAARERGLIALCSNCSVPELVGRTLVRSDFERDDFDAVVTSVGCGWRKPAPEIFELTAAKLDVDPADLVHVGDDPATDGGIEAVGGTALLLEDASLDEIPDRLARLEDEP; this is encoded by the coding sequence GTGGGCGTCTCGTTCGACCTCTTCGGAACCCTCGTGACCGTCGATCGGCCGGCCGATCCAGCCGCCGCGATCGCGACCGAACTCGCGAACCGGGACGTGACAGTCCCCGACGACTGGGCCGACGCGTACGCCGAGCCACACGTCGACGCGCCCGAAGGAGCGGAGGTACCGCTTCCGGCGCACGTCTCGCGCGCGCTCGCGAGCCGCGACGTCGACTACGACCACAACGCGGCAAGGCGGGCCGTCGTCGCCGCGTTCGATCCCGCCGTCGAGACGAGATCGGGTGCGCGCGAGGCGATCGCGGCCGCGCGCGAACGGGGCCTGATCGCGCTCTGTTCGAACTGTAGCGTCCCGGAACTGGTCGGGCGGACGCTGGTCAGGTCGGACTTCGAACGCGACGACTTCGACGCCGTCGTGACGAGCGTCGGCTGCGGCTGGCGGAAACCCGCGCCCGAGATCTTCGAACTGACGGCGGCAAAACTCGACGTCGACCCCGCCGATCTCGTCCACGTCGGCGACGATCCGGCGACGGACGGCGGGATCGAGGCCGTCGGCGGGACGGCACTGTTGCTCGAGGACGCCTCGCTCGACGAGATTCCGGATCGCCTGGCACGGCTGGAGGACGAACCATGA